In Pseudomonas rhizosphaerae, one DNA window encodes the following:
- a CDS encoding Tc toxin subunit A, giving the protein MTTKTPHPDFVLDPEQPIDAELPIEQAPAVMPEPIINPLFQNLVPDTPQTRSLDGKLSFADAMPRLGYSSVFDIIRQPKQAFARQLRSLSDADGEMAYDNALCYATQIARSYREEQVSSGRSLPQIAPQTGVRALVDVGPSYPNLFKENWDQFCKVGAIEAMDGPVAYLGSLRRFAEQRIEGASTSPKRIPLAVRRPDLDKLVIDEQSTYQSRPMLDLVNDVLTQGIGKYQAEKGDVRPVHELLAQKKHPLVFPYHFAHQQVSLALKGDKPALGELNHALVMGPQYTGLQPIDQTHALALLSGLSPAQQQLLIQPAPYAALGHALADNAWYTPIQSNTCLWETNETHIDIPAQPSMIGYAHQTNNTLIELRMSNGSETKPITLRAVGLKEGVGYSWPLNRRYVDTVQGLCFRIEYHAEDNAGSDMPEGYCAALTLNVIATVEGQSRIGRQLTIELSTTGDAKLIRQLDVDEQQYMRDHLGVEQRVFGSSSLSEVKQLCDASALDAEQLQSLICRKHAHPKLSANCPIVNTTGWNSPTRKMPNPMNYGAVFINGNGGQDRLKPGTNLDLYDNALTLWQPAESSTTTLLANTSLDRFDRMQRMIRLQRWMNIPFAELDTLITSAMRSEGDANPGLHANRNTLRILGAYRYFDAHYEIGVEEFAAFVDNITPFATGDKLPLFDRVFNSPVLFDTPLYLDRNAFSESGKDSVAQKTISQLCAGLNLSPAAESFGLLAANVIAVVGPLKRSLKIVSAFYRQARMAQMFGIGVAECQYLLNLLGGAAYINACTIGLLSPRLENGGEDADVLDILMELDGVVRWLKANKLTVAALRELLDTTGSAEPSVALIERLQQLAGDALTQRTTPEQVDGLGLPAAADGTVINWYAQLRAFHLISSGGFIIAPEVTVQDTDHAQLVATVLGMLTVLPLAPEAVEPTTLRLSEWLADTLARQQRLVEGFMQEYTGLLPEQALLAARWAIVTPQAFLDCVGEAWPASSEPVQDHIDAVLQQLHGVTCAALGVKWSQLGARALRMFLAEPTWLGTATLWPQTLHTLHLLKAYESLFNTLGQPEERLLGYLELANTAVSKRPGKRQLATQVEHCNAAAASLLGWNVDDVAVLTATLPQGIAKTVAHLDWLRRAQAIALQTGLNGATLLQACALNADSPEADWQAVGQAAMAAVSA; this is encoded by the coding sequence CTGTTCCAGAACCTCGTCCCTGATACACCGCAGACCCGCAGCCTGGACGGCAAGCTCAGCTTCGCCGACGCCATGCCCCGGCTAGGCTACAGCTCGGTGTTCGACATCATTCGCCAGCCCAAGCAAGCCTTCGCTCGTCAACTGCGCAGCCTGAGCGATGCGGACGGCGAAATGGCCTACGACAACGCCCTGTGCTACGCCACCCAGATCGCCCGTTCCTACCGCGAAGAGCAAGTCTCGTCGGGCCGCAGCCTGCCGCAGATCGCCCCGCAGACCGGTGTGCGCGCCCTGGTCGACGTTGGCCCCAGCTACCCCAACCTGTTCAAGGAAAACTGGGACCAGTTCTGCAAGGTCGGCGCCATCGAAGCCATGGACGGCCCGGTGGCCTACCTGGGCTCGCTGCGCCGTTTCGCCGAGCAGCGCATCGAAGGCGCCTCGACTTCACCCAAGCGCATCCCGCTGGCAGTCCGCCGTCCGGACCTGGACAAGCTGGTGATCGACGAACAAAGCACCTACCAGAGCAGGCCCATGCTGGACCTGGTCAACGACGTACTGACCCAGGGCATTGGCAAATATCAGGCGGAAAAAGGCGATGTGCGGCCTGTGCATGAATTGCTTGCGCAGAAGAAACATCCGTTGGTATTCCCGTATCACTTCGCGCACCAGCAGGTAAGTCTGGCGTTAAAGGGTGACAAACCGGCGCTGGGCGAACTCAATCATGCCTTGGTAATGGGACCGCAATACACGGGGCTGCAACCCATCGATCAAACACATGCTCTGGCACTGCTATCAGGTCTTAGCCCTGCACAACAGCAATTGCTGATCCAGCCTGCTCCCTATGCTGCTCTAGGGCACGCGCTTGCTGACAATGCCTGGTATACCCCGATCCAGTCCAACACCTGCTTGTGGGAAACCAACGAGACCCACATCGATATCCCGGCTCAGCCCTCGATGATTGGGTACGCCCACCAAACAAACAATACCCTCATCGAGCTGCGCATGAGTAATGGCTCTGAGACCAAGCCCATCACGTTGCGCGCCGTCGGTTTAAAAGAAGGCGTAGGCTACAGTTGGCCATTGAACCGTAGGTATGTCGACACCGTTCAGGGACTCTGCTTCAGGATCGAGTATCACGCCGAGGACAATGCAGGTTCGGATATGCCGGAAGGCTATTGCGCTGCCCTCACACTCAACGTCATTGCAACCGTTGAAGGTCAGTCGCGTATAGGTCGGCAACTGACCATCGAACTGAGCACCACTGGCGATGCCAAACTGATTCGGCAACTCGATGTCGATGAACAGCAATATATGCGTGACCATCTAGGTGTTGAGCAACGCGTGTTCGGCAGCTCTTCACTTAGCGAAGTGAAGCAGCTTTGCGATGCTTCGGCGTTGGACGCCGAGCAGTTGCAAAGCTTGATTTGCCGAAAGCACGCTCACCCAAAACTCTCCGCTAATTGTCCAATTGTCAACACAACGGGCTGGAATAGCCCGACTCGCAAGATGCCCAACCCCATGAACTATGGAGCCGTGTTCATCAATGGCAACGGCGGCCAGGATCGTCTCAAACCAGGTACCAATCTCGATCTGTACGATAACGCCCTGACCCTGTGGCAGCCAGCCGAAAGCTCCACCACGACGTTATTGGCCAACACGTCACTGGATCGTTTCGATCGTATGCAGCGCATGATCCGCCTGCAACGCTGGATGAACATCCCATTTGCCGAACTCGATACTTTGATAACCTCGGCCATGCGTAGCGAAGGCGACGCCAATCCCGGGCTGCACGCAAACCGCAACACGCTGCGTATCCTGGGTGCCTACCGCTACTTCGACGCTCATTACGAGATCGGCGTTGAGGAATTCGCAGCGTTTGTGGATAACATTACGCCATTCGCCACAGGCGACAAGCTGCCGTTGTTCGACCGCGTATTCAACTCGCCAGTGTTGTTCGACACGCCGTTGTATCTGGACCGGAATGCTTTCTCCGAGTCTGGCAAAGACAGTGTTGCGCAGAAAACCATCAGCCAGCTGTGTGCAGGTCTGAATCTGTCGCCTGCCGCAGAATCGTTCGGCCTACTGGCGGCCAACGTCATCGCCGTCGTAGGCCCGCTCAAGCGCTCGCTAAAAATCGTGTCGGCCTTCTATAGGCAAGCCCGCATGGCACAAATGTTCGGCATTGGCGTGGCGGAATGTCAGTACCTGCTGAACCTGCTCGGCGGCGCTGCGTACATCAACGCTTGTACTATTGGACTGCTGTCGCCGCGCCTCGAGAATGGCGGTGAGGATGCCGATGTACTCGATATCCTGATGGAGCTGGATGGGGTCGTACGTTGGCTTAAGGCCAACAAGCTGACCGTCGCCGCATTGCGCGAACTGCTCGACACGACCGGCAGCGCGGAACCGAGCGTTGCTCTGATCGAGCGCCTGCAGCAACTGGCCGGTGATGCGCTCACCCAGCGCACAACCCCTGAACAGGTGGACGGGCTGGGCTTGCCAGCGGCCGCCGACGGGACAGTGATCAACTGGTATGCACAGCTGCGCGCATTCCATCTGATCAGCTCAGGCGGATTCATCATCGCTCCGGAAGTCACCGTGCAGGACACCGACCACGCCCAACTGGTGGCCACAGTGCTAGGGATGCTGACGGTGCTACCACTTGCCCCGGAAGCCGTTGAGCCCACCACGCTGCGCTTGAGCGAATGGCTTGCCGATACGCTGGCTCGCCAGCAGCGCCTGGTTGAGGGCTTCATGCAGGAGTACACCGGCCTGCTGCCCGAGCAAGCACTGCTGGCCGCTCGCTGGGCCATAGTAACCCCGCAGGCCTTTCTGGATTGCGTAGGCGAAGCCTGGCCTGCTTCCAGTGAACCGGTGCAAGACCATATCGACGCTGTTCTGCAGCAATTGCACGGCGTCACCTGTGCGGCCCTGGGCGTCAAATGGAGCCAGCTGGGTGCACGAGCCCTGCGGATGTTCCTGGCTGAACCCACCTGGCTGGGCACCGCCACCCTGTGGCCGCAGACCCTGCACACCTTGCATCTGCTCAAAGCCTACGAAAGCCTGTTCAACACCCTCGGACAACCCGAGGAACGCCTGCTGGGCTACCTGGAACTGGCCAACACCGCCGTCTCCAAACGTCCCGGCAAACGCCAGTTGGCGACCCAGGTCGAGCACTGCAACGCCGCTGCCGCCAGCCTGCTGGGCTGGAACGTCGATGACGTCGCCGTACTGACGGCCACGCTGCCCCAGGGCATCGCCAAAACCGTCGCCCATCTGGACTGGCTGCGCCGTGCCCAGGCCATCGCGCTGCAAACCGGCCTCAACGGCGCGACCTTGCTGCAAGCCTGCGCCTTGAACGCCGACAGCCCTGAGGCCGACTGGCAAGCGGTTGGCCAGGCAGCCATGGCGGCAGTAAGCGCTTAA